A genome region from Archaeoglobus fulgidus DSM 4304 includes the following:
- the npdG gene encoding NADPH-dependent F420 reductase: MKIALLGGTGNLGEGLALRWGKLGYEIIVGSRKLEKAEKLASDYLKKVGDASIIGMRNEDAAETCDVAVFTIPWEFAFDTAEMLKRQLAGKVVISPLVPMKKVGDNFVYVRPEEGSAAEKLASVLEESSVVAAYHSIPARRFANLGEEFEWDVPICGDSGAKEVVVDLTEKISGLRALDAGGLSNAHLVESLTPLILNVMKRNKTGELGISFR; this comes from the coding sequence ATGAAAATCGCCCTTCTTGGAGGTACGGGCAACCTTGGGGAAGGTCTGGCTCTGCGATGGGGCAAGCTGGGCTACGAAATCATAGTTGGCTCAAGAAAGCTTGAAAAGGCTGAGAAACTGGCATCGGATTACCTGAAAAAGGTCGGCGATGCATCCATAATAGGAATGCGAAATGAGGATGCCGCAGAAACCTGCGATGTTGCTGTATTCACGATTCCGTGGGAGTTCGCCTTTGACACAGCGGAAATGCTGAAAAGGCAGCTGGCGGGGAAGGTGGTAATCTCACCGCTGGTGCCTATGAAAAAAGTCGGCGATAACTTCGTTTACGTCAGACCTGAGGAGGGCTCGGCAGCAGAGAAGCTTGCGTCAGTACTGGAAGAAAGCAGCGTAGTTGCAGCATACCACTCGATTCCCGCAAGGAGGTTCGCAAATCTTGGCGAAGAGTTCGAGTGGGACGTCCCGATTTGCGGTGACAGCGGTGCAAAAGAGGTGGTTGTTGACCTTACTGAGAAAATTTCGGGGCTGAGAGCCCTGGATGCTGGCGGGCTTTCAAACGCTCATCTGGTGGAATCCCTGACGCCGCTTATACTCAACGTGATGAAAAGGAACAAAACTGGAGAACTTGGAATTTCATTTCGCTAA
- a CDS encoding 3-keto-5-aminohexanoate cleavage protein, whose protein sequence is MRKDDVVIVTCAITGAIHTPSMSPYLPVTPDQIVEEAVKAAEAGAGMVHIHARDPKDGRPTTDVEVFRYICREIKKQSDVVINVTTGGGGTLGIPVEERAKVVPALKPEIATFNMGSMNFAIHPLLKKYKEFKYDWEPEYLEMTRDIVFRNTFKDLEALSRIFKENDTKPELECYDIGQIYNTAFMFHEGYLEPPLRLQFIHGILGGIGTAVEDVLFMKQTADRLIGRENYTWSLVGAGRFQMPLGTLAVIMGGDVRVGLEDSLYIERGKLAKSNAEQVEKMVRIVKELGKRPATPDEVREILGLKGKERVNF, encoded by the coding sequence ATGAGGAAGGACGATGTGGTTATTGTCACGTGCGCCATAACGGGAGCGATACACACTCCGAGCATGTCCCCGTACCTGCCGGTCACACCCGACCAGATTGTGGAGGAAGCGGTGAAGGCCGCAGAGGCAGGGGCCGGAATGGTTCACATTCACGCGAGAGACCCGAAAGACGGGCGCCCCACAACGGATGTTGAGGTTTTCAGGTACATATGCAGGGAAATCAAAAAGCAGAGCGATGTTGTTATTAATGTTACAACCGGAGGAGGAGGCACACTGGGAATACCCGTTGAGGAGAGGGCAAAGGTCGTGCCCGCCCTGAAACCGGAAATCGCAACCTTCAACATGGGCTCCATGAACTTCGCCATTCATCCACTACTCAAAAAGTACAAGGAGTTCAAGTACGACTGGGAGCCCGAGTATCTCGAAATGACGAGGGACATAGTTTTCAGAAACACGTTCAAGGACCTTGAGGCGCTTTCGAGAATTTTCAAGGAGAACGACACGAAGCCGGAGCTTGAGTGCTACGACATAGGGCAGATATACAACACGGCCTTCATGTTCCACGAGGGCTACCTCGAACCGCCACTCAGGCTGCAGTTCATCCATGGGATACTCGGCGGAATTGGAACCGCTGTTGAGGATGTTCTGTTCATGAAGCAGACGGCAGACAGGTTAATTGGCAGGGAGAACTACACGTGGTCCCTTGTTGGAGCGGGCAGATTTCAGATGCCTCTCGGAACGCTTGCGGTGATAATGGGCGGTGACGTGAGAGTGGGGCTTGAGGACAGCCTTTACATTGAAAGAGGCAAGCTTGCTAAAAGCAACGCCGAGCAGGTCGAAAAAATGGTAAGGATTGTGAAGGAACTCGGAAAGAGGCCCGCAACACCTGACGAGGTGAGGGAGATACTCGGACTTAAGGGAAAGGAAAGGGTAAACTTCTAA
- the acs gene encoding acetate--CoA ligase alpha subunit, which yields MERLFYPKVVAVIGASPQEGKVGNTIMKNLRNFSGTVYAVNPKYREILGFPCYPSVLKIPENVDLAIIVVPAKLVPKAVEECGRKDVEGAVVISAGFKEAGIEGAKLERELVEVAERYGVKLVGPNCLGMINTEIAMNATFSRVAPEKGRIAFLSQSGAFILAVLEWSKRNGVGFSKVVSLGNKAMLDESDFLEYLAKDDSTDVILIYMEGVEDGRKFMRVAKSVARRKPVVVMKAGKSQSGAKAASSHTGSLAGSYEAYRAAFRQSGVIEASSVEELFDFALLLLKYRKAGNLAILTNSGGPGVMAADACDQFGVPLANFNFETIRKLKEFLPAESNFYNPVDILGDASAERFSRSLQILSEDENVDIVLTILTPTAQMDFLKAAESVVGKNAVCCFMGGESVDESERILRSSGIPNFFDPVRAVRAISVLGRYSKISAKERVKEDLDVSVEREKAEEIIEKLLESGGRVVGAEGLPVLEAYGIEVAPYGIARNVDEARDIAESIGYPVVLKVVSPDVVHKSDVGGVKLNVGENDLEKAFFEILSNVEGRMPKARIEGVLVQKMVDGGKELIVGMKRDPQFGPMIMFGMGGVYVEVLKDVSFRIAPITRREAHEMVREVKAYRILRGLRGEKPADIDAIADLLLRVSKLSLDHPEVLEMDLNPVKVFESGYAVVDFRMVLGEEV from the coding sequence ATGGAGCGCTTGTTTTACCCGAAAGTCGTGGCAGTGATAGGTGCTTCACCTCAGGAGGGAAAGGTGGGTAACACGATTATGAAAAATCTCAGAAACTTCAGCGGCACTGTCTATGCTGTAAACCCGAAGTACAGGGAAATACTTGGATTCCCGTGCTACCCCTCGGTACTCAAGATACCCGAAAATGTGGACCTGGCCATCATCGTTGTTCCAGCGAAGCTCGTTCCGAAGGCAGTGGAGGAGTGCGGAAGGAAGGACGTTGAAGGTGCCGTGGTGATTTCGGCAGGCTTCAAGGAGGCCGGGATTGAGGGGGCAAAGCTTGAGAGGGAACTGGTCGAGGTGGCCGAAAGGTATGGCGTTAAGCTGGTTGGCCCCAACTGTCTCGGCATGATAAACACCGAGATTGCTATGAACGCCACGTTCAGCAGAGTGGCCCCCGAAAAGGGCAGAATAGCGTTCCTCAGCCAGTCCGGAGCCTTCATTCTCGCGGTTCTTGAATGGTCAAAACGCAACGGTGTCGGTTTCAGCAAGGTTGTCAGCTTGGGAAACAAGGCCATGCTCGACGAATCCGACTTTCTGGAGTACCTGGCCAAAGATGACTCAACCGACGTCATTCTGATTTACATGGAGGGTGTGGAAGATGGGCGAAAGTTCATGAGGGTGGCGAAGAGTGTGGCAAGGAGGAAACCAGTAGTGGTGATGAAGGCGGGGAAGTCCCAGAGCGGTGCAAAGGCAGCTTCAAGCCACACGGGAAGTCTGGCAGGTAGCTACGAAGCTTACAGAGCTGCATTCAGGCAGAGTGGCGTTATTGAGGCGAGTTCAGTTGAAGAGCTATTTGACTTCGCACTGCTGCTGCTAAAATACAGAAAAGCCGGAAACTTAGCAATTCTCACTAACTCAGGCGGCCCGGGAGTTATGGCAGCGGATGCATGCGACCAGTTTGGTGTGCCTCTGGCAAACTTCAATTTTGAGACAATAAGGAAGCTCAAGGAGTTTCTGCCCGCTGAGTCGAACTTCTACAACCCGGTTGACATTCTGGGTGATGCCAGCGCCGAGAGATTTTCAAGATCCCTTCAAATTCTTTCAGAGGATGAAAACGTGGACATCGTGCTCACCATACTCACACCCACAGCGCAGATGGACTTTTTAAAGGCTGCGGAGAGTGTCGTCGGAAAGAATGCAGTTTGCTGCTTCATGGGTGGGGAGAGTGTAGATGAATCGGAAAGGATTCTGAGGAGTTCGGGCATTCCGAACTTCTTCGACCCCGTGAGAGCGGTCAGGGCCATCTCGGTACTCGGAAGGTACTCTAAAATCTCTGCAAAGGAAAGAGTGAAGGAAGACTTGGATGTGAGTGTGGAGCGCGAGAAGGCTGAAGAAATTATCGAAAAGCTGCTGGAGAGTGGTGGCAGAGTGGTGGGGGCGGAAGGTTTGCCAGTACTGGAGGCATACGGCATTGAGGTTGCACCCTACGGAATAGCCAGGAACGTTGACGAGGCGAGAGATATTGCGGAAAGCATTGGCTACCCGGTTGTTCTGAAGGTTGTTTCCCCCGATGTCGTGCACAAGAGTGATGTTGGTGGAGTAAAACTCAATGTGGGGGAGAACGATTTGGAGAAAGCCTTCTTCGAGATACTGTCAAACGTGGAGGGGAGGATGCCAAAGGCAAGAATTGAGGGTGTCCTCGTTCAGAAGATGGTTGATGGGGGAAAGGAGCTGATAGTGGGTATGAAAAGGGATCCACAGTTCGGTCCGATGATTATGTTCGGAATGGGTGGGGTTTACGTTGAGGTGCTGAAAGACGTTTCCTTCAGAATCGCCCCGATAACGAGAAGGGAGGCCCATGAAATGGTCAGGGAAGTCAAGGCTTACCGAATTTTGAGGGGGCTGAGGGGTGAGAAGCCAGCCGACATCGATGCGATTGCTGATTTGCTTTTGCGAGTTTCAAAACTAAGCTTGGACCACCCCGAGGTCCTCGAAATGGACCTGAATCCTGTCAAGGTGTTTGAGAGTGGATATGCTGTGGTGGATTTCAGGATGGTTTTGGGTGAGGAGGTGTGA
- a CDS encoding phosphotransacetylase family protein produces the protein MKCLLVSSVEGYSGKSGIIIALGLKLREMGYEVGYFKALGVNTVKVGDRAVEEDSLITAKILGVEEDVCPVVLDRPYIDFATSVDPVVLRKAVLDRFTEVSEGKDVVIVEGSQNYRTGVAVGIDDASVAKMLSAKVLLVGKYVNDFVVDEVLAAKSAFGTMLEKVVFNQVSGYKMSYIEGIARKVLNEAGLDIVGAIPRNPVLAGLSVEEIREAVSGEYLIEPREEKMVEQVVIGAMSPQSALRYLREARNAALVTGGDRSDLLLTALEMPNVRCLILTGNLEPVQLVLTKAEERGVPVILTGHDTLTAVSRLESVFGRTRIRGEPKVGIMRELFESHVNVKTIIEYLGLD, from the coding sequence ATGAAGTGTTTGCTGGTTTCGTCAGTTGAGGGATACTCCGGCAAGAGCGGAATAATCATCGCCCTTGGGCTGAAGCTCAGGGAGATGGGCTACGAGGTAGGATACTTCAAGGCACTTGGCGTTAACACGGTCAAGGTTGGGGATAGAGCGGTGGAGGAGGACAGCCTCATCACGGCCAAGATTCTCGGTGTGGAGGAAGACGTATGTCCGGTGGTTCTCGACCGCCCCTATATCGATTTCGCCACCTCGGTGGACCCGGTGGTACTCAGGAAGGCTGTTCTTGACAGATTTACCGAGGTTTCGGAAGGCAAGGACGTAGTTATCGTTGAGGGCTCTCAGAACTACAGAACGGGTGTGGCGGTTGGCATAGATGACGCGAGCGTGGCGAAGATGCTCAGCGCCAAAGTGCTCTTAGTGGGGAAGTACGTTAACGACTTTGTTGTTGACGAGGTTCTTGCGGCAAAGTCCGCGTTCGGAACGATGCTTGAGAAGGTCGTCTTCAATCAGGTAAGCGGATACAAAATGTCTTACATAGAAGGAATCGCGAGAAAGGTCCTCAACGAGGCGGGGCTTGACATAGTGGGTGCAATTCCCAGAAATCCCGTTCTTGCGGGGTTGTCGGTGGAAGAGATTAGAGAAGCGGTTTCGGGAGAGTACTTGATTGAGCCGAGGGAAGAAAAAATGGTCGAGCAGGTGGTTATCGGTGCAATGTCCCCACAATCTGCTCTGCGATACTTAAGAGAGGCGAGGAATGCTGCTCTCGTTACTGGAGGGGACAGGAGCGATTTGCTTTTAACTGCACTTGAAATGCCAAACGTGAGGTGCCTCATACTCACTGGAAACCTTGAGCCTGTCCAGCTTGTTCTGACGAAGGCGGAGGAGAGGGGTGTGCCGGTCATACTAACGGGACACGACACTCTTACAGCTGTGAGCAGGCTTGAGAGCGTTTTTGGTAGAACGAGGATAAGAGGGGAGCCTAAGGTGGGCATCATGAGGGAGCTGTTCGAATCCCATGTTAACGTGAAGACCATTATAGAATACTTGGGGCTGGATTAG
- a CDS encoding UbiX family flavin prenyltransferase produces the protein MRFVVALTGASGQILGIRLIEKLTELGAEVYAVASRAAKITLKAETDYDEGYVREIATKYYDEDEIAAPFASGSFRHDGMAVVPCSIKTASSIAYGIADNLIARAADVTLKEKRRLVLAIREAPLHSGHLKTLARLAEMGAVIFPPVLSFYTRPKSVDDLIEHTVSRIAEQLGVEVDYRRWG, from the coding sequence ATGAGGTTCGTAGTAGCCTTAACGGGAGCATCGGGGCAGATACTCGGAATAAGGCTTATTGAGAAGTTGACCGAGTTGGGGGCGGAGGTTTACGCCGTAGCGTCGAGAGCAGCGAAAATCACACTGAAGGCGGAAACTGACTACGACGAGGGCTACGTGAGGGAGATTGCAACCAAGTATTATGATGAAGACGAGATTGCCGCACCCTTCGCCAGCGGGAGCTTCAGGCACGATGGAATGGCTGTTGTGCCTTGCAGCATAAAAACAGCCTCATCAATTGCCTACGGCATTGCAGACAACCTGATAGCGAGAGCTGCGGATGTAACCTTGAAGGAGAAAAGGCGACTTGTTCTTGCCATCAGAGAAGCTCCGCTACATTCAGGGCACCTCAAAACGCTTGCAAGGCTGGCGGAGATGGGGGCAGTAATTTTCCCCCCAGTTCTGTCCTTCTACACAAGGCCGAAGAGTGTTGATGACCTCATAGAACACACCGTTTCGAGAATAGCCGAACAGCTTGGGGTTGAGGTGGACTACAGAAGGTGGGGGTAA
- a CDS encoding tubulin/FtsZ family protein has product MRFFIIGFGQAGGKILDMFIENEKMRGSNIRMRWLAINSARTDLMGLKHVPVQDRILIGQTIVKGHGVGTDNKLGAKVAQEDIETILNAIDERGTHDMDAFLIVAGLGGGTGSGGAPVLAKYLSEMYSEPVYAVGILPAPEEGKLYSLNAARSMISLLKYVDNLILVDNGAWKFEGTSLKESFAKINEEIVRRLALLARAGEPIEEDVVGEMVVDSSEVVNTLRGGGISSIGYATTLAESSEKKRKGFRLFGRKEEEEIEALENDKPMKIATLVRRAALGRLTVPCNIHSAERALVLVAGPPEHLDRKGLEKAKIWLEEQIAGVEVRAGDYPTRRTKYVAALVLLANVTDIPRVKELQRLAAEAKEEAEEAEKMRMTKTIELFDEDIEPLI; this is encoded by the coding sequence ATGAGATTCTTCATAATCGGCTTCGGACAGGCTGGAGGAAAAATACTGGACATGTTCATCGAGAATGAGAAGATGAGAGGCTCCAATATCAGGATGAGGTGGCTTGCGATAAATTCCGCCAGAACTGATTTAATGGGTTTAAAGCACGTCCCCGTTCAGGATCGCATTCTCATCGGCCAAACCATAGTGAAGGGACACGGAGTTGGGACGGACAACAAGCTGGGGGCTAAGGTCGCTCAGGAAGACATAGAGACCATCTTGAACGCCATCGATGAAAGGGGGACGCACGACATGGATGCTTTTCTAATCGTTGCCGGGCTTGGTGGAGGAACGGGGAGTGGTGGAGCGCCCGTTCTCGCCAAATATCTTTCGGAGATGTACTCGGAGCCCGTTTACGCTGTCGGCATTCTTCCCGCTCCCGAGGAGGGCAAACTTTACTCCCTAAACGCCGCCAGAAGCATGATTTCTCTGCTGAAGTACGTGGATAACCTTATCCTTGTGGACAACGGAGCCTGGAAGTTTGAGGGGACAAGCCTGAAGGAGTCCTTTGCTAAGATTAACGAGGAAATTGTAAGGAGGCTCGCTTTGCTGGCAAGGGCCGGGGAGCCGATTGAAGAGGACGTTGTTGGAGAGATGGTCGTTGACAGCAGCGAAGTTGTCAACACTCTGAGAGGGGGTGGAATCTCCTCTATTGGTTACGCAACGACTCTCGCCGAATCCTCTGAGAAAAAGAGAAAGGGCTTCAGACTCTTCGGCAGGAAAGAAGAGGAGGAAATTGAAGCTCTTGAAAACGACAAGCCGATGAAAATAGCAACTCTCGTGAGGAGGGCTGCTCTTGGAAGGCTGACAGTGCCGTGCAACATTCACAGCGCTGAGAGAGCGCTTGTTCTCGTCGCAGGACCGCCGGAGCACTTGGACAGGAAGGGACTGGAGAAGGCGAAGATCTGGCTTGAGGAGCAGATTGCGGGCGTTGAGGTCAGGGCCGGAGACTATCCAACGAGGAGGACTAAATATGTTGCCGCTCTTGTGCTGCTTGCCAACGTTACAGACATTCCGAGAGTTAAGGAGTTGCAGAGGCTCGCTGCTGAGGCGAAGGAGGAGGCTGAGGAAGCGGAGAAGATGAGGATGACCAAGACAATAGAGCTTTTCGATGAAGATATAGAGCCGCTGATTTGA
- the lysS gene encoding lysine--tRNA ligase, with amino-acid sequence MHWADVIAADLLKRSNSHRIATGISPSGHIHLGNLREMVTADAIRRALLDAGGEAKIVYIADDFDPLRRRYPFLPEEYENYVGMPLCKIPDPEGCHDSYSEHFLQPFLESLEILGIPVEVRRAYQMYSEGLYENNTRIALKRRDEIARIIAEVTGRELEERWYPFMPLCENCGRINSTRVTSFDENWIYYECDCGHSGRVGYVGGGKLTWRVDWAARWQILSITCEPFGKDHAAAGGSYDTGVRIAREIFDYEPPYPVPYEWIHLKGKGAMKSSKGIVLPVREMVEVIPPEIVRYITIRVKPERHIEFDPGLGLLDLVEEFEEKFKEKDRSVELSLVGEVVYSDVPFRHLIVVGQIANWDLEKALEIIERTGYTVDDVTRRDVERRLKYARKWLEKYAPDNIKFEIPEKVTAEFSEEEKKFLRAYAERLRSDMKPEEIHTLVYDVSKEVGIKSSKAFQAIYKAILGKTYGPRVGYFIKSLGVEWVRERIKAAL; translated from the coding sequence ATGCACTGGGCTGATGTGATTGCAGCGGATTTGCTGAAGAGGTCGAACTCTCACAGAATAGCCACAGGAATATCACCTTCTGGACATATTCATCTTGGTAACCTCAGGGAAATGGTCACGGCGGATGCAATCAGAAGAGCCCTTCTTGATGCTGGGGGAGAGGCGAAAATTGTCTATATTGCTGATGATTTCGATCCGCTGAGAAGGAGGTATCCCTTTCTTCCGGAGGAGTACGAGAACTACGTTGGGATGCCTCTCTGCAAGATTCCCGACCCGGAGGGCTGCCATGATTCCTACTCCGAGCACTTTCTTCAGCCCTTCTTAGAATCGCTTGAAATCCTCGGTATTCCGGTAGAGGTTCGCAGAGCCTACCAGATGTATTCAGAGGGGCTCTACGAGAACAATACGAGAATCGCTTTAAAGAGAAGGGACGAAATTGCCAGAATAATCGCTGAGGTGACGGGGAGGGAGCTTGAGGAGCGTTGGTATCCCTTCATGCCGCTCTGCGAGAACTGCGGAAGGATTAACTCCACGAGGGTGACTTCGTTCGATGAAAACTGGATTTACTACGAGTGCGATTGCGGCCACAGCGGCAGGGTTGGTTATGTAGGAGGGGGCAAGCTAACGTGGAGAGTTGACTGGGCTGCGAGGTGGCAGATTCTGAGCATTACCTGCGAGCCTTTTGGGAAGGACCATGCGGCTGCCGGAGGGAGCTACGACACGGGTGTGAGAATTGCAAGGGAAATATTCGATTACGAGCCTCCCTATCCCGTTCCCTACGAGTGGATTCACCTCAAGGGAAAGGGGGCTATGAAAAGCTCCAAAGGCATCGTACTTCCCGTCAGAGAGATGGTCGAGGTGATACCTCCAGAAATTGTGAGGTACATAACAATCAGGGTCAAGCCGGAGAGGCACATTGAATTCGACCCCGGTTTGGGGCTGCTCGACCTCGTGGAGGAGTTCGAGGAGAAGTTCAAGGAGAAGGACAGGAGTGTTGAACTCAGCCTCGTCGGTGAGGTTGTTTACTCCGACGTCCCCTTCCGCCATCTTATTGTTGTTGGTCAGATTGCCAACTGGGATTTAGAGAAGGCGCTCGAAATCATAGAGAGAACGGGATACACGGTTGATGACGTGACGAGAAGAGACGTGGAGAGGAGGCTGAAGTACGCGAGGAAGTGGCTGGAGAAATACGCACCGGACAACATAAAATTCGAGATACCCGAAAAGGTCACCGCGGAGTTCAGCGAGGAGGAAAAGAAGTTTCTTAGAGCCTACGCTGAAAGACTGCGGAGCGACATGAAGCCCGAAGAGATACACACGCTTGTGTATGACGTTTCAAAGGAGGTTGGCATTAAGTCTTCAAAGGCCTTCCAGGCGATTTACAAAGCAATTCTCGGCAAAACCTACGGGCCGAGGGTGGGTTACTTCATAAAATCTCTGGGAGTGGAGTGGGTAAGGGAGAGGATAAAGGCTGCTCTATGA
- a CDS encoding radical SAM protein has product MRRIEAGSRYTYLPEGCRLCRKGAKLVLFVTGICNNSCFYCPVSKEKIGRDVVFANERPVKSVEDVFEEIEMMDAEGIAITGGEPLLKIEKVREYLKLAKKLDLHVHLYTSLPAGEKLKKLEGLDEIRFHPPELKSPEKYEESIRLAKKLGMDAGFEIPAIRFEEKIVEIVNRNDAFLNVNQLEVSESNWERIAESYSITDYYVSDEETERIVKEYERAEKFHYCSARFKDIAQFRRRLIRMAMNHPEFYAVTRDGTLVCTRVEGDAERLSIAEEILRKAGQEFVRFEDCIETTPELEKKIREALKSEGLRLRIVERYPTYNRLVLEVMDI; this is encoded by the coding sequence ATGAGGAGAATCGAGGCAGGGAGTCGCTACACCTACTTGCCAGAGGGATGCAGGCTGTGCAGGAAGGGAGCGAAGCTCGTGCTGTTCGTTACAGGGATTTGCAACAACTCGTGCTTTTACTGCCCCGTTTCAAAGGAGAAAATTGGTAGGGATGTTGTCTTTGCCAACGAAAGGCCTGTGAAGAGCGTAGAAGATGTTTTTGAGGAAATAGAGATGATGGACGCCGAGGGAATTGCAATTACGGGAGGAGAGCCCTTGCTTAAAATTGAGAAGGTTCGGGAATACCTGAAGCTTGCAAAGAAGCTCGACCTGCACGTTCACCTCTACACGTCCCTTCCCGCAGGAGAAAAGCTGAAAAAGCTTGAGGGGCTTGACGAGATTCGCTTTCATCCACCCGAACTGAAGAGTCCTGAAAAGTATGAGGAGTCAATCAGGCTGGCTAAAAAGCTGGGGATGGACGCGGGTTTTGAGATTCCCGCAATCCGATTTGAGGAGAAAATTGTCGAAATTGTAAACAGAAACGACGCTTTTCTCAACGTGAACCAGCTTGAAGTGAGTGAAAGCAACTGGGAAAGGATTGCGGAGAGTTACAGCATCACAGACTACTACGTCAGTGATGAGGAGACGGAGAGGATTGTAAAGGAGTACGAGAGGGCTGAGAAGTTTCACTACTGCAGCGCGAGATTCAAGGACATTGCTCAGTTCAGAAGGAGGCTGATAAGGATGGCCATGAACCACCCTGAGTTTTACGCCGTCACGAGAGACGGCACGCTTGTATGCACGAGAGTTGAGGGTGATGCAGAAAGGCTGAGCATCGCCGAAGAGATTCTCAGAAAAGCCGGACAGGAATTTGTAAGGTTCGAAGATTGCATTGAAACGACTCCCGAACTTGAGAAGAAGATTAGAGAAGCTTTAAAATCTGAGGGGTTAAGGCTCAGGATAGTCGAAAGATATCCCACATATAACCGGCTTGTGCTTGAAGTAATGGATATCTGA
- a CDS encoding DUF2551 domain-containing protein codes for MNGEVESRLRKYLERDKNGLRRELLRVLLEGKKFTTSEIHDILSRRGYSISPRGVSAMVGLISARLGILKTELGEKNRYYLKSEYADLVRKIVEEFE; via the coding sequence ATGAACGGAGAGGTCGAGTCGAGGTTGAGGAAGTACCTCGAAAGGGACAAGAACGGTCTGAGGAGGGAACTGCTCAGAGTGCTCCTTGAGGGGAAGAAATTCACAACCAGCGAAATCCACGATATTTTGTCAAGAAGGGGCTACTCGATAAGCCCAAGGGGGGTTTCCGCAATGGTTGGCTTAATCTCCGCAAGGCTCGGAATACTCAAGACCGAGCTTGGGGAGAAGAACAGATATTACCTCAAGAGCGAATACGCTGATTTGGTCAGGAAAATCGTCGAGGAATTTGAATGA
- the uppS gene encoding polyprenyl diphosphate synthase, producing the protein MIFHKIYENKLLRSVRKGAIPHHIAIIMDGNRRFARKKGLEPHEGHFFGSKKAEEVLEWCWDLGVKMLTLYAFSTENFRRSEKEKKNIFQLLESELRRLLKDRRTYERELRVKVVGKRELLPENLRETIKEVEERTKKHRRHYLNVAVAYGGRQEIIDAVRAILRKVRKGEVRPEEIDEKMLEEHLYGEGRYSKVDLIIRTGGEQRLSNFLPWQAANSVAYFCDVYWPEFRKIDLLRAIRAWQYRKSHEVV; encoded by the coding sequence ATGATATTTCACAAAATTTATGAGAACAAGCTGCTGAGGAGTGTAAGGAAGGGGGCGATTCCCCATCATATAGCCATCATTATGGATGGAAACAGAAGATTTGCGAGGAAAAAAGGTTTAGAGCCACATGAAGGGCATTTTTTTGGTTCTAAAAAAGCCGAAGAGGTTCTTGAGTGGTGCTGGGACCTGGGGGTTAAGATGCTAACCCTCTACGCCTTCTCAACCGAAAATTTCAGGAGAAGTGAGAAGGAAAAGAAAAACATTTTCCAGCTGCTCGAAAGCGAGCTCAGGAGACTTCTAAAGGACAGGAGGACCTACGAGAGGGAGCTCAGAGTTAAGGTGGTCGGCAAGAGGGAGCTTTTGCCCGAAAACCTTCGAGAGACCATAAAGGAGGTTGAGGAAAGAACCAAAAAGCACAGAAGGCACTACCTCAACGTTGCCGTGGCCTACGGCGGGAGGCAGGAAATCATAGATGCCGTCAGAGCCATCTTAAGAAAGGTGAGAAAAGGGGAGGTCAGGCCGGAGGAGATTGACGAGAAAATGCTTGAGGAACATTTATATGGTGAGGGGAGGTATTCTAAGGTTGACCTGATAATAAGGACGGGTGGTGAGCAGAGGCTCTCGAATTTCCTCCCTTGGCAGGCTGCGAACAGCGTCGCATACTTCTGCGATGTTTACTGGCCTGAGTTCAGAAAGATAGACCTGCTCAGGGCGATAAGAGCCTGGCAGTACAGGAAGAGTCACGAGGTGGTGTGA